The Triticum urartu cultivar G1812 unplaced genomic scaffold, Tu2.1 TuUngrouped_contig_3102, whole genome shotgun sequence sequence aaccttcaaatataactcaaggcaaccattagtccatagagattgtcatcaattacgaaaaccaaacatgggggcaccgcatgttctttcagcAGGGAAAGCAACATGCAAGGTGAACGGAAAAATTACCTCCCCTGACACTTTATACCCACCACGATAAGACAAGTCATGATGGGACTTTCAAGTCTCTGATAGTAAATTTGTGTGTTCCCCAGGTGTTATGCCTTGTTTGGAGCACGGATTGAGGAAAAGAAGTTAAAATTTTCGTTAAAAGTGGATCACCGGGCCCACCATGACTCCTTCCCGCAGTCATGGTAAGTTATGGGACCACAAAAACGACCAAAGGTCGTCGAGAGTCCTTGGAGAATAAAACTTCATTTACAAGGAATCAACCTCGTCCCTCCGCCCTCGGACCAAATAAAAATATATTACTTGCACAAAGGATCTTGTTAAAAGATGCCCGGATATCCGAAGTACGTCATCACTCGGATCTATACCTGAACATCGACAGCCGAGCACAAAATGAGGACCTCGGATCTAGAAACCGGCGTGGAGGATGGAACTCGCCTACGAAGCTGAAGACCACAAGGCTGAAGTTGTTATGAAGATAGAACCCCAAGTCCTCGGCTTGACGACCAGTTCTGTGACTACTGACGGTATCCTAGATTAGGGGATGCACACCATGTCGGCTCACCGATCATGGGCCAGGCCGAGGACCCGTCCACAACCAAAGAATGGGACTCATATGCCATGACCCTCAACGTACTCAAGATGGAATCCTCCAAAGACTTGACGTACACTTCTAAGACGTATTTGAATTATCAGCATGTTTATCCCTAGATTGTAACCGGTCATGTGTAAACTCTAAATACCCCGATGCCTATATAAGCCGAGGGGTTTGGTGTGTAGAGACATGCATTGAAGGCTTAGAGGTTAGAACTCATTCATACAATCTCAAGATAGATCATCTGTATTTTTTACCACATCCAGAACCAATACAATACAATACAGGCAGGATGTGGAGTTTTACCTcttcaagagggtccgaacctgggtgaAATTGTATCCATTTTACTTCTAGTGTACCAAGATCATCAGCTCGGGACCCCCTgtccgagatccgctggtttagCACCGACATATGTGATGACTTTGTCAATCTCAAATTGTGTCGGCTCTGTATCTCCGAGGTAATAGGGGTAGGATGTGTGTGCATACGTTCATAGAGATGAGTGTATGTGCATGTATGTGAGGTTCTGCGTTGTACTGTGttcataataataataataataataataataatatatgGCATGCGGAGGCTTTGGTGTTATCCTCCGTCTTGGAAGAAAAATAATGATCTTTGGTTTTGTTGTTCGTGTCCGTGGACTGTACTGGTACCGGTACCACCCGTATTTCTACTACTGCTCACTCGTAGTACTTGTTTTGTCTTTACCTGGCAAAAATATATGCGAACAAAGATATAAATCCATGAAATGTCGTAGTACTATATCCGTTTTGCCGCCTTAAAAATCGCTCCGCCGGTTCACTCCAAAGCCATCGAAACCTCCACCAAACGCAGAGCGAGCGAGAGCCACTTGGATCACCATGACCGCCACCTCGCGGCCACAGCATCCCAACGGGAGCCTAGCCCCGGCCTCCGACGGCGGCGAGTccttcgccaagttcttcgagtGCTGGATCTTGGAGCAGTCGCGTGACCTGGCCGCGCTCCGCGCCGCGGCCACGGCGCGGCCCGACGACGCTGACCTCCGGCGCCTCGTCGACCGTGTCCTCGGCCACTACGAGCACTACTACCGCGCCAAGTCCGCGGCCGCCTCCGCCGACGTGCTCCCCATGTTCGCGCCCTCGTGGATCTCCGCCACCGAGAGCCTCTACCTCTGGTGCGGCGGCTGGCGCCCCACCGCCGCGATCCAGCTGCTCTACTCCAAGTCCGGCGTGCAGCTCGAGGCCAAGCTCCCGGCCTTCCTCGACGGCGGCAGCCTCGGGGACGGCGACCTCGGCGGCCTCTCCGCCGAGCAGCTCCAGGCCGCGGACCAGCTGCAGCGCCGCACCATCCGGGGGGAACGGGAGATCGAGGAGGCCGCCGCCGGCGCGCAGGTAAACCGTTTACCAACCCCTGCCCCCTCTCCTTTTTTTTGATCGGTAACTAATGTGAACATATAGGAGTCGTTGGCGACGACGAAGATGGTGGAGCTCGCCGGAAAAGGAGGTGTGGACGCGGCGGAGGGGATGGAGCGGGAGATGGATGCCAAGGCGGAGGCGATGAAGCGCGTGCTGGAGATGGCGGACGCGCTGAGGCTGGAGACGCTGCGCGGCGTGGTGGGGCTGCTCCGGCCTGCGCAGGCCGTGCACTTCCTCGTGGCCGCCGCGGAGCTCCACCTCGCCGTGCACAAGTTCGGCCGGCGCAAGGACGGCGCCGCCGCGGCGGAGTGAGCCTGTAGGCTGCTGCGGCGCGCGCGCACGTGGTTGCTCTGCTCCGCGCAACGCTCGTCGTCTAGCTAGCTCCGAGCTGCCTTCGTTTCGCCTGGTCAACGCGAGGTGTCGCGATAAGCTTTGACCATGATCCCCTTCTGCTTGGTCAACATGTGCGTTCTGCCGCAGTGTCAAATCTGTGGTAAAACTTGTACGAAGTGGGCATGTATAATGCACAAGGTCATGCCATGTTGGCTTAGCTACTTTGTATGTATGTATGGAGGCGTAAGAGCATAAATTTGGAGATGTAAAATAGAAGATGTAAAAATTTACATCTCTAAAATATGCTTTTACATCTTAAAAAAATGTGACAACTTCAACAGATGATGCATATTGAAGTTGTAAAACTGTAACTCGAACAGATGATGCAAAATGGAATTAGGTGTAAAAACTAGTGGGCTCACATGAGCGGCCATGGTGTTAATGGCCAAATGGTTGACGGCCACGTCTACCCCGGCGCGGTGGTGTGTGGAGGCTGTGCTGCTTCAAAACCTACCTGTGGCACGAGGAGGACGAAGCTAAAACTTCGCTCCCCTGCTGGCAATTGGGTTCGGAGTGAGCTCCAAACGAGTCCCCCGCGGTCTCCAAATATGGCGTTTGAGAGGTGGATACTAGAGAGCTGTTATTTTTTGTGCTCCGTGATCAGTATGATAGTTATTATGCAGTTTGAGGTCTCCTTTGGTTTaaaggaatttcataggaattctagaggataggattcttataggattttttcctttagagccatttggttcataggaatggattcctattcctacataggattggttcctatcctccacatttcatagaaaaataaaaaagagtctacactcaatggaaaaattcctttggtgtcaaccaaatgacatcttgttGAACCAAAAGAGGCCTGAGTGGATATGATAACTCTAATAGAGTTGCTCTTACATACTCCAAGCCACTCCAGGGCACACCAACAGGACACACACAAAGTAACATAAATTTGACTccccgagggagtcctggattagggggtgttcggatggccggactataccttcagccggactcctggactatgaagatacaagattgaagacttcgtcccgtgtccgggaaggactttccttgacgtggaaggcaaacttggcgatatggatatgcaaatctcctaccattgtaaccgactctatgtaaccctaaccctacccggtgtctatataaaccggagggtttta is a genomic window containing:
- the LOC125527164 gene encoding protein DELAY OF GERMINATION 1-like produces the protein MTATSRPQHPNGSLAPASDGGESFAKFFECWILEQSRDLAALRAAATARPDDADLRRLVDRVLGHYEHYYRAKSAAASADVLPMFAPSWISATESLYLWCGGWRPTAAIQLLYSKSGVQLEAKLPAFLDGGSLGDGDLGGLSAEQLQAADQLQRRTIRGEREIEEAAAGAQESLATTKMVELAGKGGVDAAEGMEREMDAKAEAMKRVLEMADALRLETLRGVVGLLRPAQAVHFLVAAAELHLAVHKFGRRKDGAAAAE